In a single window of the Larimichthys crocea isolate SSNF chromosome XVII, L_crocea_2.0, whole genome shotgun sequence genome:
- the LOC109142921 gene encoding microtubule-associated protein futsch-like, protein MSSSSSFVSENEPTSYTVNPYLEEDIGTDPNKPAENYDTQRHAKHSSSSSSSDSDENDNTVKQEVKQELGEVDFEHTTRVNKGQDIKAPALASDSSSSSGSDVETTNQINRHVAPTSDVQRPRPPSSSSSSDSDVEDYAVKKETTTPSTKDMAGLPIKEYHPVSHIRAPSLPTDSSSSCDTDDEITHHAVKQEPGKVDLEHTTRVNKGQDIKAPSLASDSSSSSGSDVETTNQINRHVAPTSDVQRPRHPSSSSSSDSDVEDYTVKQETTTPSTKVMAGLPVKEYQPVNHIRAPSPPTDSSSSSDTDNEITHHTVKQEPGKVDLEHTTHVNRNQDIKAPSLASDSSSSSGSNVETTNQIKRQVAPTSDVQRPRHSFSSSSSDSDEEDKQKPTLYLDRIPRTMKRVAFKAPSPSDSSSSSSDSEDETNQIKKQEQGETWTERLPPQVSQTSSPDSQTQWPLLDLEHTTSIKKRLDIKAPSQPSDSSSSSSDSEDETTHHTKKERPELVGISKLPFQESQTVSQDSEKQWPAVNLANITRIKKRLDFKVSSQPSDFSSSSSDSEDETTNQIKKQEQGETLMEMLPPQVSQTSSPDPQTQWPLLDLERTTPIKKRLDIKAPSQPSDSSSSSSDSEDETAHHTKKERPELVGISKLPFKESQTVSQDSEKQWPAVSLANVTRIKKRLDIKVSSQPSDSSSSSSDSEDQTTNQIKKQEQGETYMERRPPKVSQTSSPDPQTQWPLLDLERTTPVKKHLDIKAPSQPSDSSSSSDSEDETNQIKKQEQGETYMKRLPPKVSQTSSPDPQTQWPLLDLERTTPIKKRLDIKAPSQPSDSSSSSGDSEDETTHHAKKERPELVGISKFPFQESQTVSRDSEKQWPAVDLGDITHIKKRLDIKVPSQPSDSSSSSSDSEDETGHIEKQKPGKVGIAVSQDPETLWSAVDLANTNGVKKRLDIKAPSQLSDSSSSSDSEDETTNNTNKMEDLHNSPTTIKHTGFGTLISSSPKTDDKIKLEKYQVITDQMRDEKTSGSINTPPEINSELEARWSTMNLGISRFRKRLNITPDKHEPSKLPSSPPPDLDLSGLTENDSLITYKRSIFKPSSPLSNSFSDSDPTIDQENKRQTRAELVTVQGPSHSMGDRNPSLAPTRVSSMTFNDVIRKRMKQSRHTINVDVPPEIRWTDPSISSQRRNLDIGLSTPQQPPPAEPELPTLPDSSNSSLSANYVSHASSRAFDEVDNSPGSTNEILRAISISEQKRERKGLSAIKAMSSQRQQWDTQDESFLFDNHDPQVDTSFNYAKSEEDIKPLAKQPLTRLHTSSTYSTLDLLHDIPHYKSHDTPPPIPATPPPDEAVELTWGSLQSSKKQGLEGTGSYLQQSRNTETSDPSSVTSQNPAVNFDSPNISYV, encoded by the exons AtgtccagctccagctcctttGTTAGTGAGAATGAACCTACGTCATACACTGTGAACCCATACCTAGAGGAGGATATAGGAACGGATCCTAATAAACCTGCAGAAAATTATGACACACAAAGGCATGCAAaacactcctcttcctcttcttccagtgacagtgatgaaaatgacaacacagtCAAACAAGAAGTGAAGCAAGAACTTGGGGAGGTGGACTTTGAGCATACTACACGTGTCAACAAGGGTCAAGATATCAAAGCACCGGCACTGGCTTCTGATTCATCATCTAGTAGTGGAAGTGATGTTGAAACAACCAACCAGATAAACAGACATGTGGCACCCACTTCAGATGTACAGAGACCAAgacccccctcttcctcttcttccagtGACAGTGATGTAGAAGACTACGCAGTCAAAAAAGAAACGACAACACCAAGCACAAAGGACATGGCAGGGCTTCCAATTAAAGAGTATCACCCTGTAAGCCATATCAGAGCCCCATCACTACCTACTGATTCATCTTCCAGCTGTGACACCGACGATGAAATAACACACCACGCAGTGAAGCAAGAACCTGGGAAGGTGGACCTTGAGCATACTACACGTGTCAACAAGGGTCAAGATATCAAAGCACCATCACTGGCTTCTGATTCATCATCTAGTAGTGGAAGTGATGTTGAAACAACCAACCAGATAAACAGACATGTGGCACCCACTTCAGATGTACAGAGACCAAGAcacccctcttcctcttcctccagtgACAGTGATGTAGAAGACTACACAGTCAAACAAGAAACAACAACGCCAAGCACAAAGGTCATGGCAGGGCTCCCAGTTAAAGAGTATCAACCTGTAAACCATATCAGAGCCCCATCGCCACCTACTGATTCATCTTCCAGTAGTGACACAGATAATGAAataacacaccacacagtgaAGCAAGAACCTGGGAAGGTGGACCTTGAGCATACTACACATGTCAACAGGAATCAAGATATCAAAGCACCATCACTGGCTTCTGATTCATCATCTAGTAGTGGAAGTAATGTTGAAACAACCAACCAGATAAAAAGACAGGTGGCACCCACTTCAGATGTACAGAGACCAAGacactccttttcctcttcttccagtgacagtgatgaggaagacaaacagaagcCTACCCTATATCTTGACCGTATTCCACGCACTATGAAGCGTGTAGCGTTCAAAGCACCATCACCTTCTGATTCCTCTTCTAGTAGTAGTGACAGTGAGGATGAAACAAACCAGATAAAGAAACAGGAGCAAGGGGAGACATGGACGGAGAGGCTTCCACCTCAAGTATCTCAAACTTCAAGTCCTGACTCACAAACACAGTGGCCTCTTCTAGATCTTGAGCATACTACAAGCATCAAGAAGCGACTAGATATCAAAGCACCATCACAACCTTCTGATTCATCTTCTAGTAGTAGTGACAGTGAGGATgaaacaacacaccacacaaagaAGGAAAGGCCAGAGTTGGTGGGAATTTCAAAGCTTCCATTTCAAGAATCCCAAACAGTGAGTCAGGATTCAGAGAAACAGTGGCCTGCTGTCAATCTTGCTAATATTACTCGCATCAAGAAGCGTCTAGATTTTAAAGTATCATCACAACCTTCTGATTTCTCTTCTAGTAGTAGTGACAGTGAGGatgaaacaacaaatcaaataaagaaacaggaGCAAGGGGAGACATTGATGGAGATGCTTCCACCTCAAGTATCTCAAACTTCAAGTCCTGACCCACAAACACAGTGGCCTCTTCTCGATCTTGAGCGTACTACACCCATCAAGAAGCGTCTAGATATCAAAGCACCATCACAACCTTCTGATTCATCTTCTAGTAGTAGTGACAGTGAGGATGAAACAGCACACCACACAAAGAAGGAAAGGCCAGAGTTAGTGGGAATTTCAAAGCTTCCATTTAAAGAATCTCAAACAGTGAGTCAGGATTCAGAAAAACAGTGGCCTGCTGTCAGTCTTGCTAATGTTACTCGCATCAAGAAGCGTCTAGATATCAAAGTATCATCACAACCTTCTGATTCATCTTCTAGTAGTAGTGACAGTGAGGATCAAACAACAAACCAGATAAAGAAACAGGAGCAAGGGGAGACTTACATGGAGAGGCGTCCACCTAAAGTATCTCAAACTTCAAGTCCTGACCCACAAACACAGTGGCCTCTTTTAGATCTTGAGCGTACTACACCTGTCAAAAAGCATCTAGATATCAAAGCACCATCACAACCTTCTGATTCATCATCTAGTAGTGACAGTGAGGATGAAACA AACCAGATAAAGAAACAGGAGCAAGGGGAGACTTACATGAAGAGGCTTCCACCTAAAGTATCTCAAACTTCAAGTCCTGACCCACAAACACAGTGGCCTCTTCTAGATCTTGAGCGTACTACACCCATCAAGAAGCGTCTAGATATCAAAGCACCGTCACAACCTTCTGATTCATCATCTAGTAGTGGTGACAGTGAGGATGAAACAACACACCACGCAAAGAAGGAAAGACCAGAGTTAGTGGGAATTTCAAAGTTTCCATTTCAAGAATCTCAAACAGTGAGTAGGGATTCAGAAAAACAGTGGCCTGCTGTAGATCTTGGTGATATTACTCACATTAAGAAGCGTCTAGATATCAAAGTACCATCACAACCGTCTGATTCATCTTCTAGtagcagtgacagtgaggatGAAACAGGTCACATAGAGAAGCAGAAGCCAGGCAAGGTGGGCATTGCAGTAAGTCAAGATCCAGAAACACTGTGGAGTGCTGTAGATCTTGCTAATACTAATGGCGTAAAGAAGCGCCTAGATATCAAAGCACCATCACAACTTTCTGATTCATCTTCTAGTAGTGACAGTGAGgatgaaacaacaaacaacacaaacaagatgGAAGATTTACACAACTCCCCAACAACAATCAAACACACTGGTTTTGGTACTCTAATTTCAAGCAGTCCAAAGACAGACGATAAAATCAAATTAGAAAAATATCAAGTTATTACAGATCAGATGAGGGATGAAAAAACAAGTGGCAGCATCAACACACCACCAGAGATAAATTCAGAACTTGAGGCACGGTGGAGCACGATGAATCTTGGCATCTCCCGCTTCAGAAAGCGTCTTAATATCACACCGGATAAACATGAACCATCAAAGCTGCCCTCATCACCACCACCTGACTTAGATCTGTCAGGATTGACAGAGAATGACTCTCTAATCACTTATAAACGTTCAATTTTCAAACCTTCATCACCACTGAGTAATTCTTTTTCTGACAGTGACCCGACAATAGAccaggaaaacaaaagacaaacacgGGCTGAACTGGTAACTGTACAAGGTCCATCCCATAGTATGGGAGACAGGAATCCATCTCTTGCCCCAACAAGAGTTTCTAGTATGACCTTTAATGATGTAATAAGGAAAAGGATGAAGCAGTCTAGACACACCATAAATGTGGACGTGCCCCCAGAGATAAGGTGGACTGACCCATCTATCTCCAGTCAGAGGAGAAACCTGGATATAGGTTTATCAACTCCACAgcagcctccacctgcagagCCAGAACTCCCAACACTCCCTGACTCTTCCAACTCATCTCTTAGTGCCAATTACGTTTCTCATGCATCCAGCAGAGCTTTTGACGAGGTTGACAACTCACCTGGCAGCACAAATGAGATTTTGAGGGCTATATCTATATCTGAGCaaaagagggaaaggaaaggtCTCAGTGCCATAAAAGCCATGTCATCTCAGAGACAACAATGGGACACACAAGATGAATCTTTTCTATTTGACAACCATGATCCACAAGTTGACACCAGTTTTAACTATGCAAAATCTGAGGAAGACATCAAGCCGCTGGCGAAACAGCCACTAACACGACTACATACTTCTTCTACATACTCTACACTGGATCTGTTGCATGATATTCCCCACTACAAGAGCCATGACACTCCACCTCCTATTCCAGCAACACCACCACCAGATGAGGCAGTAGAGCTCACATGGGGGTCTTTACAGAGCAGTAAGAAACAAGGGTTGGAGGGCACTGGATCCTATCTGcaacagagcagaaacacagaaacatctgaTCCTTCTTCAGTAACATCACAAAACCCGGCAGTCAACTTTGACTCCCCGAACATTAGTTATGTTTGA